The Ascaphus truei isolate aAscTru1 chromosome 20, aAscTru1.hap1, whole genome shotgun sequence genome includes the window TTGGAGGTAAGGGAAGAAGGAACagggaaccggggagccagagaggacctggctacatatacttATAACTTAATACTAACTGGCCTACGTTTTAAATGCCAAAGAGGCCGGTCATGCAATGCAATGGCTTGGGTAATTATTAAAGTATAGAATCATGGGGGCTGGAACaactaaaaaaaattatatataaggaGGTAACAGTCCACCAGCCTCCAATGACAGGCTTTACGCCACACCCCAGAGCACTGATCAATACATCAAGCCTCAGGCAAACTAACTAGCCACCCTATCTTACTAAAACCAACACACAGCTCTCTAGCATGGATTATGAGGTGCTTAGAAAGCCATGGAGTAAAGTAACATTAGACATTAGGCCATTAAAGTAATACCATAAATAAACATGACATTATATTTCCAGCATGACATGGATTATCTATTCCTTTGAGGTCACTACAGCCACTATGGGGTTAATATGgttatttatatgttttcatTGCTATTATTTACTCTTGACTCACATACTGCCTATGTATATCTTACCCATTGTTTATATACAGAAGGAATCAGCTGTGCTGTGCTTTAGGTGGAGTTCGAGAGACGCTCTAGCAGGGaatggttttatgaataaaaTATATCCATCTTTCTATTCCTTGTCGTCTTTTTATCCATTACCTGAACTTCAAATAAATGAACATACACACCCAGCAGCAGTTGCATTTGGATGCCCTTTATTTGAAATACCTTACAATAAAGTTAATTATAATCCTATCAATAATCATCGGCTGTTGCGCCATTAAGGGAATTCTTTCCTCGCTAGTACCCCGGTGTACCCTCTACTGCTCTTGGCCTTTCCCAGGCAGCACACAGTATACACTATATTATCATGTTAGAGCGAGGTCCATCGTACCCTATAGTCCTTCTCAGGTTTTCCTACCTGAATTCTACCTCTGCCCACCTGTCGAATTATCAAATCCCACATAAACCATTAATCAGACAACAAATGGCGGGTTTCCTGTCTTAAACTATAGATTTTAGTAATTGGGAACAGGATTCAGAGACAGATTTTACTTTAGAAACCAGTACTCAAAACCAGGTAGCTCCAGACAATATTCAAAAAAAAATTCAGCAATTagacaaataatacaaacaaaaaTCAAGACTATGGTGGGAAGTTTGTAGTctacaaaaataaatcaaatcaatCCTGATCCTTAGGGGCCTAAGAGTGAATCTATCACCTTCCTATCATATACAAGAGGCATCGTTTTGAAATCATGGACACTATTATTTCTAAATGTTCCCTAGATCTTATGGAACTTTTGGGAGAAAATGATTTAAAACAACTAAAAATAGTCACTatggatctggaaaaaaacaaaaagtagaATCATCCACATGGAAAGAATTAACACTCTTTGAAACATATGAGATTAGTCTACAAAAGACTATTGATAAGTTTGTGAATGAACTCAAGACGAGAAAACAAAACATTTCCGATGGGACATCATTGACTACAAAGAAGGAAATTTTTACAAACCATTTCAATATTACCAAAATAACACTAGAGAATAAAAGTGAGTCCTCAACTGAATGGGAAACCTTTTACATGGAAGGTAACACAAGATATCAACATCAATATAAGAAACAATTCTAATTCAAACCAAGAAACGCACACAGTAGGCCACCCAGAACACAGACTCCTTTTTTAGGGGAAACATCACAGACCAGTGGCTATTATGACCCTGACGAAGAACAAGAAGGGGCAGTAAATTGGGACACAAAAGACAAAAGGGCCGGGTCCAACTGATGGAAACGGGGAGAAGATGGTGCCATTAGATCATGAGATAGGGCAGAACACATTAAGGATTGTTAAATGAAGCATGAGATGAAAATTCTTCTGTGTCCTAATTTTGTATCCAAATGACTTCCATTGATGGAGCCTTTCATGATGCTGGTCAAAAAAAGTTGGAGAACAATAATTCTATTTTAAAAAGTTCCAGTCAACAAATGGattaattatttgttattttctCCCATATTATTAGCACAGTCCGTCACTTTTGCATTTTATCtacttttgcagctgggagactttgataaataacccctgGAAACACTAAATTGTGGGGTCTGGTTATCAGAGTGTCCTGGGGGGCAAATAAATCTGTGTATGATTTATCAAGGAAAAAATATTCCTATTAACACCAATTTACAGACTTGTGCACATGGGGAAAACTAGACACATTGGCACAAAGAAGCACAAGATGAAAATGCTTCTGTGTACCAATTTTGCCTCCCAATGACCTTCATTGATGGACCATTGTATGGTGCTGGTCAAACTGAGAAAAGTTTGGAGAAGAATTATTATCTTTGCAAAGTTCCAATGAACAAATAGATTCATGACTTGTTAGTTCCCATATTATTAGCACAGTCCATCCCTAGAGTCCTTATCATATTCTCTGTGCAATCAGAATCCCACAATGACTCCTCTACTGAATGCTTGGAGATTATAAATTGGGTCACAGAGCAGTGAACATTACAGCCCTACAGTGACAGCTTTTCTCTTCAGTGCTGAAGGAAAGAGTTCTGCCTGCAGCTCAAAAACACTGACAATTATTCACCGATCCCTTCTGTATTTTACCTGCTGACCTCTTTTATTGATACAGTTTTCAGTTTAGAGATAATGCCAGCTGCTGAATTATTGTGTCTGAAATACTTTGCCTGTTCCTGACAATTGTGGGAATGACCCATAATGGATGACAGATGTGGAGAAGACCTGGACTCATTGCATGGTAAGTGAAATGGGTGGAGTGCCACAAGGTTAGTAGAGCAGTGACTGAGATCTTCTTCTCTAATCTTAAGGATAAGAGAGTTCTCTTTGCTTATCAGATACATTTGTTAAAGGAAAAACAGGGTCACTATTTAATAGTCATGATAATACACAAATAGGTCTATTGCCTCAAAATTACTTATTCTGAAAGTGAGCTCAGTATGTGGAAACCAACATAGCCAGCCAGAAAAACAGTCAACATTTTGTAATTAATGTTTGAGTCTTATTGGCTTCCTAAAGCAAAAGGGAAACAATTGGTAGTACAGTACTGAATGTTACCTTTTATTAGAGCAACAATGATTTACAATATACAAGCCCTAGAATGTCCAATGTTCTTCTTCAGGTATCCAACACTAAGCAAAGAAGCCATAACGCACGTCCAATATGAGACATTATTTCATTCATttctatgttttttcttctcaaaagtatgggtcatttaattTCATCTTTTTGCCAACACATTTCAATCCTGAGCCAACATCAAGGTCAGACCctttcagcaggtcctacactaacaATGTTATACAGTGCCCTTTGTATTTCCCCCACTGAATGGAGAGAAGAGGAAATAAACAAATGACATTGGGATATTAACACTGGAGTGGGATTATGTGCTCGCCTATTTTACTGCAGTATATACATCTCTACAAGACAGGAAATACTCTGGAAGAGAAGGCACCATCTTTAGTGGATATTTTAAATGGTCTTTTACAAActttgtatgttgtatgttggGAATGTTGGgaatgttgtatgttgtatgttggGAATGTTGGGAATGTTGTATATTTGTTCCAAACAATGATAAAGTAATTAGCATGGGGTATGTAATATGTAAGCTGTGCGGGTTTGACCTTGATGTGGTTTCAGGattaacatgttttggccaaaagattgaacttaATGCCTCATACTtctgagaagaaaaaacatatagaaattaaaaaaaaaaataatatttgatGTGCATTTCTTCTTCTTGTCTGGCAGGTTGTACAGCGAGTCAGAGATTGTAATGACCCACACAGGGTTTATCTTCAGGCATTATTATCTCTGACTTGTGTACAACTTCCTTACCTGATGACAAGCCACATGAGCAATACAAATCTCTCACATCTAACAATGTGAACAGCAAAGGTTTGCaattatttggggaaaataattGTAAGCTGAATGTCGCAAGGACATCTGAATAGGGACGTGTTTgtcattcaagtgttttctttacctaaGACCACtgtgtccttatcagagaattGATACAGacaagggggggaaaggaaggtgtTACTTGTGCACAATATTATTGACTGTGCAGTTACATCTGATACAAGGGAGCAGCCAAAGGAAATCAATCCCCTCTcatgtctcagctcaccatgtgtACAAACCACTCTCACCTTTCAGCTCACCATGTATACAAACTCTCTCACCTCCCAGCTCACCCTGTGTCCAAACTCCTCCCACCTCTCAGCTCACCCTGTGTACAATCCCCTCTCACCTCTCAGCTCACCCTGTGTACACACTCAGCTTAATAAataatttgtaaaaaataaagtatACTGTAGGTGTCAGATTTTGTAAACAAACAATGTAAATCATATTCTGtagatgtaaccccttaaacaagTCCATAGCATTAGTGACGTTTGGCACAGGGATATTAAGTGACTTGCTCAGGGTCACACAGAGATCTGACACTGCCATCCAAACCAGGTTCACCTACTACAAATACATAACACTACCCTAGTCCTTCAGCCCTTAGGTGTCTATTTGAGAAGAATAAAAAGAACTGTCAATGAAAGGACCATTAGAAATCTGAACATTTTTACAAATAAACATGTCAATATCTTATATTAATAAGTGTTGTTATTCTCTTCATATGAACAATACGTATTGTGTGTTTCTTCTTTAAATCAATCATTTACTAAATACCCATTCTGCAGTTCAGAATTAAATAGATAGTGTAACATGTTTACTAATAACGTCCTGGTGCTATTACTGAACACACAGATGTTGACTGTCTACTGTTTGTTGGGTATGTAAGTGACTGTATCACAATGCCTAACAAAGGGCTCGGTGCTGTCTGTAACGTTGCATGTCCTGAATATATCTATAAAGCTTTAATCTACTTCTGTTACATGTATTTATTGAAGCACAAAGTGTGAACTACAGATATGGCAGGTTCTCTTTTAAGTATTGGATTTATTTGTCATGGTTTAGAGACAGCTTGCTGATAAGTATACTGATTTGTGTTATTATAGCATTGGGAATTTCGACATTTGTTCCtgcttttgtattttttatatttattgactATTCCATGAGACACCTTCTAGCAACAGAAGAAGACATCTCATGGCCCATTCAGTGACTGAGATATAATGTGTCTTCTGGGAGGAGTCTAATGGTTTAGCACCACTTGGTAAATAGAGTCCAATAGGTCAGGTCTATTTTTATGTTTTCTATTTCAACATAAATATCCATTTAAAGAGCAGTCATACATGATGATAGATGGTGTTTGGTTGCTGCAAGTTGTGGTAAATATTAAATGATCAATGTGACAGATAGAGCTGTATCTACAAGAACTCTACTATACATGATGATAGATACAAACTTGTTAATTCATGGATACATTGTTACTGTTAAGATTTCTAATGGTCCACTAACGACAGATTATGAAATGATTACAATCTCTATAActgaatgtactgtaatgtgtgttaCACTGAGCTCTCTCTCATTGAAATGATACAGGGAAGATGCCAATCCGTTTGAGATCCAACTTTTATCCTCATCACTCAACGAGTCAGGACAACCAGACTACAGTCAGAGAATTTCTGCTTTTGGGATTTCCAGATCTTCACGGCCTCAAGATATTAGTCTTCTCATTGTTACTCATGGTTTACATTATAACAGTTACTGGGAACATACTAATCATTGGTTTAGTGTCAACCAGTCAGCAGCTCCACTCCCCAATGTATTTTTTCCTCTGTCATTTGTCTTTATCTGATATATTGATCATTACAAATATTGTCCCTCAAATGCTGCAGGTTATATTGGAAGAAGGAGCCATCATCCCTCTTACTAGCTGCATAACACAGCTTTTCTTCACTGGTGCTTCATTAACCGCTGAATGCTTTCTTCTCACAGTGATGTCTTATGACCGATACTTGGCTATCTGTAACCCGCTGCATTACTCCAGCATTATGGGTGCCAGGCTATGCTATATCTTAGCTTCACTGTGTTGGTTGTTAGGGTTTTTGATGTCATTTATTGGAACATGGCTGGTAAGTGAATTACAATTATGTGGCCACCATGTCATTAACCATTTCTTCTGTGAATTTGATCCTTTGTTAGAACTGTCTTGTTCAGATACGTCCATTGTGGAAATAGCAGTTTTTTTGCTTGCCATCCCTGTAATTATTTTCCCATTTGTGTTTGTCCTTTTAACATATGTTTGTATCTCACTAACCATCCTCCGGATTCCCTCCACCACTGGGAAACAGAAAGCCTTCTCCACATGCAGCTCTCATCTagcagttgtgtgtgtgtattatggaACACTGATTGCAAAATACATGGTTCCATCCAGAGGACACTTACAGACCTTAAGCAAGGTCCTTTCTCTGCTGTGCACGGTAGTGACTCCATTATTTAACCCCATTATATACAGCCTGAGGAATCAGGAGATCAGAGCAGCTCTGAGGAAATGTATCTGGATGGTGATTGGAAGATAACAGTTCTGATCTAATACAAAATGGGGATATACTGGTCGTCTGAAATGTGGGCTGAGAATGAAAAAGACTAACCTGAGTCTGACAGGACAAAACAATGGGGAATAAGTTGCTGATGAAGTTACAGACTGGGTTCTCCATTTGTTAGCAGCATCATTCTGAATTTAGTGATTGTAGAACTAATGCTGAACTGATAAAAAATATAAACCTGTTTGCTCAAATATTAGTTTATATGAGCTTCTCTAACCATTTCAAGTGTGTCACTTCTTAAGGTATGGTCACACCGAAATAAATCAAATATACACACAGAAATTAAAACTGCCCCACACAAAGGCACACATTGTAATAGTATATCCCATTATCATTTTTCACTGACCCTCTCCTCCCCTGACTCCTCCTATATCCACTACCCGAAAGATATCGTTTGTGAAACAAACAGTGCAGTGCTCATAGACCCTTTACTACCATTCACATGCAACGCCCATGCATTTATATCAAAAGGGTAGTCCTTTATTGGAATGACGGTTGCAGAGAGGGAGCAAAGCATAAGTCCCGCGAGTCCCTTTAGTGAGTATGGTGACTAACCCCTTCACAGAAATATTCCACTTCCAAATCATAAAGAATAAAGGTTTGATGGAAATATATATCGATGAACGATCTCCTTCTGACGGGATCGCCTTCCTAATGGTTTCCGCGTTCGGCGTGCTCCAACAGACATCAATTCCAGGGTAGCATGTGCAAAAAAAGCAGCAGCGGTTCACAGCCATGCAATCACAACGGGGGGTCAGTAATTATGCTGTTTAAACAATTTATTGGAACATAGACAGGTTAAAAGGCACTCTTACGCTTTTCGCGTCTgatggtgctttatcaaagagttgagAACTTTCAGCCATACAGTCCTCCTTCTTGTAAAGCATCCGCATTCGCTGTAATCATTCTCAGCCAATACCTGTGTATACACACAGGTGTTAGGATAAATCGCATTGATTGAAACTCTACCTACAGTATGATAACAATTGGTGGATATAAAAACCACCTTAGGTAATTGGTATTAACCTATAGCAGGATGCATATCACAAAGAGGAAGGCTGATGACTGAACTTGACAGATCTTATTATAAAACAATCATATACAATATGCATGTATATTAAtgaagaaagttaaaaaaaaacctgtataaaTACAATATTGTAAAAAATTACTTGGTATAAATGTTGCACAGCTTCTcaaatcttatatatatatatatatatatatatatatatatatatatatatatataggagaaacaagagaaaaagcgcccgatccatgtgtaaaatctggtaacaaaattttaataaaaaatcacaagacaaatgcacactcacaatttgtcaatgcaaattaagcattgtatgggtaaacccatacGCCAACAAGTTGGCCTAATCTACATCATTTATATGGGTACCATTGACTTTGCTTGCGTGAACACCATTGGTCCAGTATCCTTCATTGTtcacacattttttattacatttatatctttatttttatttttatttgccacttttatgtactttttttatttatttttttatttacattttcacctttattcatacatttttatttttcattcataCACCTCTTTTTCttccacatatatatttttttatatatatatatatattttttttatatatatttttaaattatatttattacacATTTTCAGCTTTTTAGTTACCTCCTTTGTCTTATTTTTTTGCACCTGGGTCCCTCTGAGTCTCTATAATACCTATTTTATCTCCTTCTACATTTAGTGGTTATTCAGCTATCTCTTTATACTTAGGGTATTGTTTACCATGTATTGACatctgtttcttgtattatatgtattatatatatgttactatgcaagATATCTACCAATGACATTATACTTAATCTTTTTGGTTAACTTGTGTgcttaatttttgttttacaattgggatatataattaatgcactagttgaagcgcttaatactatatgcaataatatatttggtccttaggattaaaattgtgaatccgtatctatgtgtgctttggcatatatgggggttaatccaaccctattactcatcatgtgtatctcattactaatcctctgtcttctatgctctgattggtcttatgaactatataactatgtttaatgcctatgctattactcctgatgaagtctcgttcgagacgaaacgcgtagagattgctgtggagcctactgtccagtttgtatattttatactgacactcatctgcatatattgcacttttgctgcgttgctagcattttgctaccagccattcagacattcaagttcctgtttacactgtgaactctctccggctgaaacctcgctgacgtcatcgagctcacgcgagatttgattcagtgtatgctctgtgtagcaccggagcaaggggaaggcggcgtccctcgtggctttcggtccctgctgggacatagaggggctattgtggcaagacacaccgtggACATCACACtgaagtcctcctctttgggttcctgcgtctgaacgggctgagttttactcaaaaatgcattttattcagctctgtttgtgagtgtgtatttttatcccttattccataaatttattgttatacaattttacgctatgagtgcgtctgttttttctgtgtttttgtagatatcctcaaggaagtggtgttcccttcattcgggctgcagagactcttttggatagcaattggaatatcttgggatttgtatatattttttatatatatttttctggacattttctttttttatgtattttttatgcattttattagtttaatacattaatttttattctatccactgtgcttagcataggttttttattcttatctgtattatttttacttttatttttacgatcaccttttatttttatagagatattatatagtgataggttggcgctaatattttttttcttgttgtgatatatatatatatatatatatatattacctagtctagtctcaaacctgctagccattaagaccaacctcacactgatgatacccatcaaggttgaaacatgtatgtgagtggatctaatggctttgcatctcatcccagcctctgtctaaaagctgtgtttaaaacagcatgcattggcttggggattggcttgtgtaatacgagcttgagacaaaaggtggcactgagtgctcatttgcatgtcatttcccagaatcccttgctgcagtggaagcgctgtatgctgggtgacaatggggaaagacagggttgcagacctgtctaagacatgcaaatgaacatacagtaatatttacagtttatatatatatatatatatatatatatatatatgtaatatttaATGCTGGTAAATATAGGAACATTCTGTGTGTATAGAGTTAGGTAAATGGAgagtaattctttttttttttttttttaaatctagaaATTATGTTATGTTGGCAGCACTTCCTAATGAAAATCTTGTCAATGTGTTGAAATGAGGGGTGCACAGGAAAATTGGAGAGACCCCCAATCCCTCCCAGACGAAATAGTAAACACAAACAGTGTTCACAGCACTCCAAATTAATGGAAAACTATGAAACAAGCAATACAAAAATAGATAAATGTGTATTGACAAGGCAATAAATATCACAAAGCAACCTGCTGCGAAGGACAGATCATGGCTAAAACAAAAGTGCATACAGGCACAGCctgaaaggaagggggggaggaaagggagagggagaaatgTGATATAACGGATGAGGTAGGAAAGGAAAACTACCCTTATGGGGGAAGAATAGGAAGAAAGatgaggggggcaacgtttcggtgtTACAACCCCTTCTActggcccgttcccaaaagatCCCCCAAAATAGGGGTGACTGTGGTAATTAGGGTACGATGGACCTCGCTCTAACAAGATAATATAGGGTATTCTGTGTGCTGCCAGGGAAAGGCCAAGAGCAGTAGAGGTACTAGAGAGGAAAGAATTCCCTTAGTCGCACACAACAGCAGATAAATTGACATTGATAAATACCCCCGGAAACACTAAATTGGGGGGTCTGGTTATCAGAGTGAACAAGGATAGAgatgatcgatatcagcgctgctccggtagatgacagactcaccaggtaaggtaaaaacaatttattgaaactacataaaacggatactaaAGGACATAACAAAAAGGCCACGTCCCACGCCAAGCCGGTGTAGAAAGTCGGatcagcgggaaatctgaaattgccaagggacatgcgcatgTTGGCCACCTCCGACCAtagctatctcaatgccacccgctgggtcaggctctaACAGGTCTGGCAGAGTAAATGGCAGCTTGGATTACTGCCATTATGtaccctgctacccaaatggctttcacacctttgtcatctctggctactttgaactccaatgtccCGCACACCTGcaggcgcctatgggtttgcgcTTACAGTCTCTGTGGGCatcggttccgaaagtcccagctcatcaCAGTGCGCAATACTACATTACAGCATtaatacagtattaataaaatatagataTAATACATCTCTAAGtttctgggtatggggaataaaataaaaatatgcacttttatttctatcagcctGAATTCCCCACTCACTATCTTCTGGACTTAGCTGGAAtctgagagtcccctcacaacgtTTAATATGGTTGGaacacccacaaacccaataaaGGTTCTGGGTTACCTGGGCACTTACtagggtaccccccttaacctaggtatCCCCTCAGCTACATGGATAATTattcctccctgtgccccattctcctttctgggctatgctgaagcagggtaccctagtggtgagtcacacttacgttttcaaggggagatattgccgggacaatgtgcctacatggatatgagaatcaggcatgattcccggctACATTTTATGGGAAACCGACAACTCCGTACTCCAAATAcccaggcacattctgacaacaattcatccgcaaaaccccccttgaaactcatcccctagcaatccctgctcactggcacacctggaaaggaaACAACACAACAAATCCTTTATTTACGCAAAGTACAGCTTAAGGACACattgttactgggctcaagagctaaccCTTTAAAACGCTTATACTCGGATAAGGGGCAACCAAAAATGGGCTTAAcatttattgagtgcatggttACTCTTTCACTGTCTCaattacaatttattaaaacaaaataaatgactGTTCACTCACATAAGTGTTGTGGTAGCTTTGTGATTGCCTGCAGCAGGAGTCCCTATTTACCTGGATGCCAGAGAACTGCTACTTTCACTCTGCTTTCAGTCACCTTCTTTGCGTCCTTTGGGCTGTGGGCGCACTTTGTTGTTAGTCAGGGCAGTGTAAGCTTGATGGTGCGTGTGGCGGATCCTGTTTGTCCACAGGGGTCGTTTCTGCGCTCCATGTCGGCTCTCCATCTCCTCAACCGCGTCTCGGTCGTCCAGTGACAGAACCGGAAGTAATATCTTCTCCTGGAAGCAATGATTCCCCTCAGGCGGCCGGGTAGCTGGCCGAACTTGATGGTGTGTTCGCGCGCGCATGCACGCATGACGGAGGTACGGCG containing:
- the LOC142470996 gene encoding olfactory receptor 11A1-like, with the translated sequence MVYIITVTGNILIIGLVSTSQQLHSPMYFFLCHLSLSDILIITNIVPQMLQVILEEGAIIPLTSCITQLFFTGASLTAECFLLTVMSYDRYLAICNPLHYSSIMGARLCYILASLCWLLGFLMSFIGTWLVSELQLCGHHVINHFFCEFDPLLELSCSDTSIVEIAVFLLAIPVIIFPFVFVLLTYVCISLTILRIPSTTGKQKAFSTCSSHLAVVCVYYGTLIAKYMVPSRGHLQTLSKVLSLLCTVVTPLFNPIIYSLRNQEIRAALRKCIWMVIGR